Proteins encoded in a region of the Sphingomonas sp. OV641 genome:
- a CDS encoding gamma-glutamyltransferase family protein, with protein sequence MRRRTFVATLPALAMAPTLARAQQGTGGGAQGNEGPGQGGAPQPATAKGADLPGHWAAGEDRFIRPDVHGGDRPVGASFASRTAVYGMNGAAGTAHPFATQAGIDILKRGGSAVDAAIAMNACLGLLEPTANGIGGDVYAMIWDPKQKKVVGLAGSGASPRGLSLETVRSRAKNGVLPPLGAITVSVPGTVDGWWTMHQRYGKLPWATLFEPAIAMAEAGTPVPDIIAYYIRRSMANFARPGNGVEETANALKTWGMADGKGPKAGQVFRNPDLARTYRVIAQGGRDAFYTGDLARTIDRYFKKIGGWLRYEDLAAHRSEWIEPNRTDYRGTTVHALGANTQGIATLQMLNILEHFDLKGAGFQSALSIHLQAEAKRLAYEDRARFYADPKFSKVPVDWLISKEYAAQRAKLIRPDRILTPVYPGQAPSKGDTTYFSCADKDGMMVSMIQSNFRGMGSGLVADGLGFMFQDRGQLFSLKDGHPNIYAPGKRPFQTIIPGFATRGGDPWMSFGVMGGDMQPQGQTQIIVNRVDYGLEIQSAGDSPRWHHEGSSQSMGEDDPDLGVAGRLRLESGVPDATRKRLAEIGWQLGNPDGGFGRYECVEHRMDGDTRVYAAASEMRADGCALAY encoded by the coding sequence ATGCGTCGTCGGACCTTTGTCGCCACCTTGCCCGCGCTTGCCATGGCGCCAACGCTTGCGAGGGCGCAGCAGGGAACGGGCGGCGGCGCGCAGGGCAACGAGGGTCCAGGGCAGGGCGGAGCACCACAGCCGGCAACGGCGAAGGGCGCGGACCTGCCGGGGCATTGGGCAGCCGGCGAGGACCGGTTCATCCGACCAGACGTGCATGGCGGCGATCGGCCGGTGGGGGCAAGCTTCGCCTCGCGCACGGCGGTTTACGGGATGAATGGCGCGGCAGGCACGGCGCATCCGTTCGCCACCCAAGCCGGCATCGACATCCTGAAGCGTGGCGGATCGGCCGTAGACGCAGCCATTGCCATGAATGCGTGCCTCGGCCTGCTGGAGCCGACCGCGAACGGCATCGGTGGCGATGTCTATGCGATGATCTGGGACCCGAAGCAGAAGAAGGTGGTAGGGCTGGCCGGATCGGGCGCAAGCCCGCGCGGACTGTCGCTGGAAACCGTGCGGTCGCGCGCGAAGAACGGCGTTCTGCCGCCGCTGGGCGCGATTACCGTGTCGGTGCCCGGAACGGTGGACGGCTGGTGGACCATGCACCAGCGCTACGGCAAGCTGCCCTGGGCGACGCTGTTCGAGCCGGCAATCGCCATGGCGGAGGCGGGGACGCCGGTGCCCGACATCATCGCCTATTACATCCGCCGCAGCATGGCGAATTTCGCGCGTCCCGGAAACGGCGTGGAGGAAACGGCCAATGCGCTGAAGACCTGGGGCATGGCGGACGGCAAAGGCCCGAAGGCGGGGCAGGTGTTTCGCAATCCCGATCTTGCCCGCACCTATCGCGTCATCGCGCAAGGCGGTCGGGACGCCTTCTACACCGGCGATCTCGCGCGCACGATCGATCGCTATTTCAAGAAGATCGGCGGCTGGCTGCGGTATGAGGATCTGGCGGCGCACCGCTCCGAATGGATCGAGCCGAACCGCACCGATTATCGCGGCACCACCGTGCACGCGCTGGGCGCCAACACGCAGGGCATCGCAACGCTGCAGATGCTCAATATCCTGGAGCATTTCGACCTGAAGGGAGCGGGCTTCCAATCGGCACTGTCGATCCATCTGCAGGCCGAAGCCAAGCGCCTCGCCTATGAGGATCGCGCGCGCTTCTATGCCGATCCGAAGTTCTCCAAGGTGCCGGTCGACTGGCTGATCTCCAAGGAATATGCCGCGCAGCGCGCCAAGCTCATCCGGCCTGACCGCATCCTGACGCCGGTCTATCCGGGGCAGGCGCCAAGCAAGGGCGACACGACCTATTTTTCCTGTGCCGACAAGGACGGGATGATGGTGTCGATGATCCAGTCCAACTTCCGCGGCATGGGATCGGGGCTGGTGGCCGATGGGCTCGGCTTCATGTTCCAGGACCGTGGGCAATTGTTCAGCCTGAAGGATGGGCACCCGAACATCTATGCGCCGGGCAAGCGACCGTTCCAGACGATCATCCCGGGCTTCGCCACACGCGGCGGCGATCCGTGGATGAGCTTTGGCGTGATGGGCGGGGACATGCAGCCGCAGGGGCAGACGCAGATCATCGTCAATCGCGTCGACTATGGGCTGGAAATCCAGTCCGCCGGCGATTCACCACGCTGGCACCATGAAGGATCGTCGCAGTCGATGGGCGAGGATGATCCGGATCTGGGCGTGGCAGGCCGGCTGCGGCTGGAAAGCGGCGTGCCGGACGCCACCCGCAAGCGGCTGGCCGAGATCGGCTGGCAGCTCGGTAATCCAGACGGGGGCTTCGGCCGGTACGAATGCGTCGAGCACCGCATGGATGGCGACACGCGAGTCTATGCCGCGGCGAGCGAGATGCGAGCCGATGGATGTGCGCTGGCGTATTGA
- a CDS encoding Lrp/AsnC family transcriptional regulator: protein MTEKTRIDAFDTRILKILTNNGRISWRELATEIGLSLTPTLRRVRRLESDGFILGYTTRLNERRLSGAIEAMISVTLDRQSDEALSIFERSIQDVEEVTDCYQMTGDYDYLLRVVVNDLDHFQVMLGTLSRIPMLSRINSSFVLKTVLRRTAKVT, encoded by the coding sequence ATGACGGAAAAGACCAGGATCGACGCGTTCGACACGCGTATCCTCAAGATACTGACGAACAACGGGCGCATCTCATGGCGTGAACTTGCCACCGAGATCGGTCTATCTCTCACGCCGACGCTCCGCCGTGTTCGCCGTCTGGAAAGTGATGGCTTCATTCTCGGCTATACGACACGGTTGAATGAACGTCGTTTAAGCGGCGCGATAGAGGCGATGATTTCGGTAACGCTTGATCGTCAGTCGGATGAAGCGCTGTCGATATTCGAACGCAGTATCCAAGATGTTGAGGAAGTCACCGACTGCTATCAAATGACTGGGGATTACGACTATCTGCTTCGCGTGGTGGTCAACGATCTCGATCATTTTCAGGTCATGCTCGGCACGCTGTCCCGCATTCCCATGCTCTCGCGAATCAACTCAAGCTTCGTGCTCAAGACGGTCCTGAGGCGCACGGCCAAGGTCACATGA
- the pncB gene encoding nicotinate phosphoribosyltransferase, translated as MTLTDLATRTYNHSFRLDPIVRSLLDTDFYKLLMLQLIQSRHAATQVTFSLINRTRSVRLAEVIDEAELREQLDHARSLRFTKKELIWLAGNTFYGVERMFRPDFLAWLAEFQLPEYELRTVDGQFELTFSGPWAATTMWEIPALSIVNELRSRAALRHRGRFALDVLYARAKARLWQKVEQLQQLPDLALSDFGTRRRHGFLWQRWCVEALKEGLGSRFIGTSNVLLAMDADLEAIGTNAHELPMVAAAQAEGDEELRRAPYRVLEEWQEDYAGNLLIVLPDTFGTTSFLQAAPPWVANWTGFRPDSAPPIEAGEQIIRWWRDMGQDPRGKLLIFSDGMDVDSITATYRHFHGRVRMSFGWGTNLTNDFRGCDPQGDAALAPLSLVCKVSRVNGRPAVKLSDNPEKATGDPVAIARYLRVFGDAGRVAQAVRV; from the coding sequence ATGACGCTCACCGATCTCGCCACGCGCACCTATAATCATAGTTTCCGGCTCGATCCGATCGTGCGCAGCCTGCTCGACACCGACTTCTACAAGCTGCTGATGCTGCAACTCATCCAGTCGCGGCACGCCGCAACCCAGGTCACATTCTCGCTGATCAACCGCACCCGCTCGGTGCGTCTGGCCGAGGTGATCGACGAGGCCGAGCTGCGCGAGCAGCTGGATCACGCACGTTCGCTGCGCTTCACGAAAAAGGAACTGATCTGGCTGGCCGGGAACACCTTCTACGGCGTGGAGCGGATGTTCCGTCCCGACTTCCTCGCGTGGCTGGCGGAGTTCCAGCTCCCGGAATATGAGCTGCGCACCGTCGACGGGCAGTTCGAACTCACTTTTTCCGGCCCTTGGGCCGCCACCACCATGTGGGAAATTCCCGCCCTCTCGATCGTCAATGAACTCCGGTCCCGCGCGGCGCTGAGGCATCGCGGGCGCTTCGCACTTGATGTTCTTTACGCCCGGGCAAAGGCGCGCCTGTGGCAGAAGGTCGAGCAGTTGCAGCAGCTCCCGGACCTTGCATTGTCCGATTTCGGCACCCGCCGGCGCCATGGCTTTCTCTGGCAACGCTGGTGCGTGGAAGCGCTGAAGGAGGGACTTGGCAGCCGCTTCATCGGCACGTCCAATGTCCTGCTCGCCATGGACGCCGATCTGGAAGCGATCGGAACCAATGCCCATGAACTGCCCATGGTCGCGGCGGCGCAGGCTGAAGGCGATGAGGAACTGCGCCGTGCGCCCTATCGCGTGCTTGAGGAATGGCAGGAGGATTATGCCGGCAACCTGTTGATCGTCCTGCCGGATACTTTTGGCACGACATCCTTTCTGCAGGCCGCTCCGCCCTGGGTCGCGAACTGGACGGGTTTCCGGCCCGACAGCGCACCCCCGATCGAGGCGGGCGAGCAGATTATCCGCTGGTGGCGGGACATGGGTCAGGACCCCCGCGGCAAGCTGCTGATCTTCTCGGACGGCATGGACGTCGATTCGATCACGGCGACCTACCGGCACTTCCACGGCCGCGTGAGGATGAGCTTCGGCTGGGGCACGAACCTCACCAACGATTTCCGCGGCTGCGATCCGCAGGGGGATGCGGCGCTCGCCCCGCTGTCGCTGGTGTGCAAGGTGTCGCGGGTGAATGGCCGGCCAGCAGTGAAGCTGTCCGACAATCCGGAGAAGGCGACCGGCGATCCGGTGGCAATCGCCCGATATCTGCGCGTGTTCGGAGATGCCGGGCGAGTGGCGCAAGCGGTGCGGGTCTAA